The region GCCCTCGGCAGGCTGGCCGATGAGTCGGTCCAGCTTGCCTACATCACCAACAACGCATCGCGCTCCTCGGAAACCGTTGCCGCCCACCTGCGCGAACTCGGAGCACCCGCTACTGCGGAAAATGTGTTCGGATCCGCGCAAGCAGGCGCGGAGCTCCTGGCAACCAAGGTTGCCCCGGGAGCCAGGGTCCTGGTCACCGGCAGCGCGACCCTGGCCGCTGCCGTCGACGCAGTGGGCATGGTGCGCGTTGCCTCAGCCGATGACGCTCCCGACGCCGTGATCCAGGGGTTCGATCCCTCCTTGGGGTGGGCCGACCTGGCCGAGGCTGCCTTCGCCGTTGGACGCGGAGCTGTCTGGGTGGCCACGAACACGGATCTGTCCATCCCGCAGGCCCGCGGCATTGCGCCCGGCAACGGGACACTGGTGGCCGCCGTCGGCGCCGCCACGGGTCGGGTACCTTTCGTTGCCGGCAAGCCTGAAGCCCCGCTGTTTACGACGGCGGCCCGCCACCTGGACGTTCACCGCCCGCTGGTGGTGGGGGACCGGCTGGACACGGACATCCTGGGCGGCACCAACGCCGGTTTTGATACCGCGCTGGTACTCACCGGCGTCGACACCCCGCTGACGGCGCTGGCCGCACGGACACCGGAACGGCCGGTGTACCTTATTGAGAACCTCGAGGCGCTGTTTGAACCG is a window of Arthrobacter sp. zg-Y1171 DNA encoding:
- a CDS encoding HAD-IIA family hydrolase — its product is MANPSLVSGYDAVFSDLDGVVYAGPHAIPGAVEALGRLADESVQLAYITNNASRSSETVAAHLRELGAPATAENVFGSAQAGAELLATKVAPGARVLVTGSATLAAAVDAVGMVRVASADDAPDAVIQGFDPSLGWADLAEAAFAVGRGAVWVATNTDLSIPQARGIAPGNGTLVAAVGAATGRVPFVAGKPEAPLFTTAARHLDVHRPLVVGDRLDTDILGGTNAGFDTALVLTGVDTPLTALAARTPERPVYLIENLEALFEPYPAPVLESGQYRCGAAAAWVEDTALVITGDSSDLDSWRAGCAAWWAAFPELESARAPEIRWTVTARG